Proteins from a genomic interval of Rubinisphaera italica:
- a CDS encoding acyltransferase family protein, producing the protein MSEAMIRWNCSTIPYSDILKLKMNSTEIDQFTTINSTFGKYLPQLDSLRAIACLLVLFAHLKTLSGLGWIPENLGAVGVGIFFALSGFLITRGLIHKDQNLIRFYERRTARILPPYFAMLFVLAVVWPAKELIWAATFCFNFLYVTGKMDYFLVEFVNAPIPPITHVWSLCVEEHFYLIWPITLLVFRIRFAAVLAIGIILLTPVFSWATQRILQEYGFQRLEIYGLLQRITFTQLTAISWGCLVAIFEDSLSKKDSVKTKKIYQSLVFWSIASILVSGLLYYLMSIWCDLQLYTQTARVLARGIVNPSCVHLLSAGLFGLGLCWKSLGRIPVLREIGRVSYGLYLYHLPVYFMFGFTDSDIQPRWTSGIAAVGVSLILAIVSYKYLELPLLKLSHGKINFSIAMIVGNYQKFAAILLVLLLISCIGVAGVSARKSSQELNEVSVSSAQEVQEEEIPIGLKRYNLPVIKFDDEFYNIFCYMGVLHIVDDQGYRRSAPTPPKRTDRLRVLVTGDSYTYGACVKESEIFTNQAELMLHKEGFPVEFINRGFSGASAVDVEMRTEELIKDLNPEYFIYATTLSDFLPSQGAWEGHSLEEWEQSVTQERFLLSLMSIEQLCESAGIQFRVFIFSDANVQREQLKYIKIIESLCKKANVTHWTIENYIEKYEGTDFRVSEFDTHPNAYCHHIYGEFVAEHLIKEFGTPEEVSKKYSFKNAKTD; encoded by the coding sequence TTGTCAGAAGCAATGATTAGATGGAATTGTAGCACAATTCCATACTCTGATATCTTGAAATTGAAGATGAACTCTACGGAAATCGATCAATTTACTACTATTAATTCCACGTTTGGCAAATATCTCCCGCAACTGGATTCACTGCGAGCCATTGCCTGTCTACTCGTATTATTTGCACATTTGAAGACACTCAGCGGACTGGGATGGATTCCTGAGAACCTGGGAGCAGTCGGAGTCGGGATTTTCTTTGCTCTTTCCGGATTCCTGATTACGCGTGGTTTAATCCACAAAGACCAGAACCTGATCCGATTTTACGAGCGTCGAACCGCACGGATTCTTCCACCCTATTTTGCGATGCTTTTTGTCCTGGCAGTTGTCTGGCCCGCTAAAGAACTGATCTGGGCAGCGACGTTTTGCTTCAATTTTCTGTATGTCACAGGAAAAATGGATTATTTTCTTGTCGAGTTTGTGAATGCCCCCATTCCACCTATCACCCATGTGTGGAGTTTATGCGTAGAAGAACATTTTTATCTGATCTGGCCTATAACTTTGTTAGTCTTTCGAATTCGGTTTGCAGCTGTACTTGCAATTGGAATCATTTTGTTGACTCCTGTGTTCTCCTGGGCAACACAGCGAATCTTACAGGAATATGGATTTCAACGACTCGAAATTTATGGTCTGCTCCAGCGAATAACGTTCACCCAACTTACAGCGATTTCCTGGGGTTGTCTGGTCGCAATATTTGAGGATTCCCTGTCGAAAAAAGACTCCGTGAAGACCAAAAAGATATATCAGAGTCTCGTATTCTGGTCTATTGCTTCCATTCTAGTCAGCGGACTCCTTTATTATTTGATGAGTATCTGGTGCGATCTTCAGCTATATACTCAGACAGCTCGGGTTCTGGCTCGTGGTATTGTGAATCCTTCTTGTGTTCATTTATTGAGCGCGGGCCTGTTTGGGCTGGGGCTCTGCTGGAAATCACTGGGGAGAATTCCAGTTCTACGAGAGATTGGGCGGGTCAGTTATGGCCTCTATCTGTATCACTTGCCAGTATACTTCATGTTCGGCTTTACCGATTCCGATATCCAACCCAGATGGACATCAGGGATTGCAGCTGTTGGAGTTTCCCTGATATTGGCGATAGTCTCGTACAAATATTTAGAATTACCCTTATTAAAATTGAGTCACGGCAAAATAAATTTTTCGATTGCCATGATCGTTGGCAACTATCAGAAGTTTGCCGCCATTTTACTAGTGTTACTGCTGATTTCATGCATCGGGGTTGCTGGAGTTTCAGCGAGGAAGAGTAGTCAGGAATTAAATGAAGTCAGCGTTAGCTCAGCACAAGAAGTGCAGGAAGAAGAGATTCCAATCGGCCTGAAGAGATATAATCTACCAGTTATAAAATTCGATGACGAATTCTATAACATATTTTGTTACATGGGGGTTTTGCACATTGTCGATGATCAAGGGTATCGACGTTCTGCTCCAACACCTCCGAAACGCACTGACCGTTTGAGGGTATTAGTAACTGGTGATTCCTATACTTATGGTGCATGCGTGAAAGAAAGTGAAATCTTCACGAATCAAGCGGAGTTGATGTTACATAAAGAAGGTTTTCCAGTTGAATTTATTAATCGGGGATTTTCAGGGGCGTCAGCCGTCGATGTGGAAATGCGTACAGAAGAATTGATCAAGGATTTGAATCCGGAGTATTTCATTTACGCAACCACTTTAAGTGACTTCCTTCCTAGTCAGGGAGCTTGGGAAGGACATTCTCTTGAAGAGTGGGAGCAGTCAGTTACACAGGAACGTTTTTTACTCTCACTAATGTCTATCGAGCAACTTTGCGAATCTGCAGGTATTCAATTTCGCGTTTTTATTTTCTCTGACGCGAACGTTCAACGTGAGCAGTTAAAGTATATAAAAATTATTGAGTCATTATGTAAGAAAGCTAACGTCACCCACTGGACGATAGAAAACTATATTGAAAAATATGAGGGGACTGATTTTCGCGTTTCCGAATTCGACACTCATCCAAACGCATATTGTCATCACATTTATGGTGAGTTTGTCGCTGAGCATCTAATCAAAGAATTTGGTACTCCTGAAGAAGTATCGAAAAAGTATTCATTCAAAAATGCAAAAACAGATTAA
- the mfd gene encoding transcription-repair coupling factor: MTTKQKKVAGEVSISGIPDLVPLLASVPEVANIVSALARGESGTIDGAWGSARALAAAVFVKSCEGTLTVVAPRASDVDELAVDLAEFLGEEPAVFPVIDGSPANWRMSDPQYGQRLSLLKQLAAVGENDQPVTCMVTSIEALMQPVPSAEQLRQFSRPLSVGDEIDLDEFSRWLVERGFERTTAIEFPGEFAIHGGIIDLFATDALQPYRIELFGDEVESIRTFDVGSQRKIETLDSIELTLFPSESAKGKKAFNPAKEFSQHLTSYLPTSSWFVLSELQELNDEGKLYLDRLEDRTGLFHVKGAIEACTQFPSVSISAISIGSLEQSCELRTESIERFAVGDSDPLLELKQSLAPDEIVLLCCLNEGERSRLTELIQEKHPDLISRTRLCLGRCSKGFRLVSQRILVVSDHELYGRRDVRPNQKKRTLQTRAIDSFLELSEGDLVVHVSHGIGKYRGMKMVDAEERLEENLVIEFADNLRIYVPVSLIHLVQKYVGASKALPRLSKIGTNTWSKKKEKVSQAIEDMAADMIRLQAAREAKVGITYPADSHWQEEFEAAFPYNETPDQKSAMDSIRDDMQRPRPMDRLICGDVGYGKTEVAMRAAFRAMDGGKQVAMLVPTTVLAEQHYRSFSTRMGEYPFNIEMLSRFRTAKQQKEILDGLAAGSVDMVIGTHRIVSPDIKFKDLGLIVIDEEQRFGVKAKETLKRLRLEIDILTLSATPIPRTLHMSLLGIRDISNLQTPPRGRQAIETRIGRWDQELIRNAIVRELNRNGQVYFVHNKVYDIEDLTDKLQQIVPEASFGIVHGQMSEHELEFQMLNFVTGKTDVLVATTIIESGLDIPNANTIFIHQADRYGLADMHQLRGRVGRYKHRAYCYLVVEEGKVLSTTATRRLKAIEEYSELGAGFKIAMRDLEIRGAGNILGTEQSGHISVVGYELYCHLLDNAVRNLKNEPPREHPHVNIDLPINAFLPSDYLPPGRHKIEMYRKISAVGDEQQLNDVREELRDRFGTPPESVEMLLGLKELQIYSRLISIDQIRIEGKFFVLSGRTPQKMRIFKELSKHDLRLVDAHTIYVPVPGDLQENSPGYEQKMLEFLKSVLQDR, encoded by the coding sequence ATGACCACGAAGCAGAAGAAGGTGGCTGGGGAGGTTTCCATCTCCGGGATTCCTGATCTGGTTCCGTTGTTGGCGTCCGTTCCTGAGGTGGCAAATATAGTCTCTGCGCTGGCGCGGGGAGAGAGCGGAACAATTGACGGTGCTTGGGGTTCTGCGCGCGCCTTGGCAGCTGCCGTTTTTGTGAAAAGCTGTGAGGGAACTCTGACTGTTGTCGCCCCCCGGGCGTCGGATGTCGATGAACTGGCGGTCGATCTGGCTGAGTTTTTAGGGGAAGAACCAGCTGTTTTTCCCGTAATTGATGGCAGCCCGGCCAACTGGCGAATGTCGGATCCGCAATACGGTCAACGGCTCAGCCTCTTAAAGCAGTTGGCAGCGGTTGGTGAAAACGATCAACCAGTTACCTGCATGGTCACTTCTATCGAAGCCCTCATGCAGCCCGTTCCTTCTGCGGAACAACTCCGTCAGTTCTCTCGCCCTTTGAGCGTGGGTGACGAAATTGATCTCGATGAATTCTCCCGCTGGCTCGTGGAAAGAGGCTTTGAACGGACCACTGCGATTGAATTCCCGGGTGAATTTGCGATTCATGGGGGGATAATCGATCTGTTTGCGACGGATGCCTTGCAACCTTATCGCATTGAATTATTTGGGGACGAAGTCGAATCGATTCGGACTTTTGATGTCGGATCTCAGCGAAAAATTGAAACGCTCGATTCCATCGAACTCACACTTTTTCCCTCAGAATCGGCAAAAGGAAAGAAAGCGTTCAATCCCGCCAAAGAGTTTTCTCAGCATCTCACTTCTTACCTGCCCACATCGAGTTGGTTTGTGCTCTCCGAACTGCAGGAACTCAATGATGAAGGCAAGTTGTATCTGGATCGGCTGGAGGATCGAACGGGATTGTTCCATGTCAAAGGGGCGATTGAAGCCTGTACGCAGTTTCCTTCTGTCAGTATTTCAGCCATTTCAATTGGAAGTCTTGAGCAAAGTTGTGAATTGCGGACCGAATCGATCGAGCGATTTGCTGTCGGCGACTCCGATCCCCTACTGGAACTGAAACAGTCGCTTGCTCCCGATGAAATCGTCTTACTTTGCTGTCTCAATGAAGGAGAGCGATCCCGTTTAACCGAGTTGATTCAGGAAAAACATCCCGATTTGATTTCTCGCACGCGGCTTTGTCTGGGACGTTGTTCCAAAGGATTTCGGCTCGTTTCGCAGCGCATTCTCGTTGTCAGCGATCACGAGTTGTATGGACGTCGGGATGTCCGCCCGAATCAGAAAAAGCGGACGCTGCAAACGCGAGCGATTGACAGTTTTCTGGAACTGTCTGAAGGTGATCTGGTTGTGCATGTCAGTCATGGGATTGGCAAATATCGCGGCATGAAGATGGTCGATGCCGAAGAACGGCTCGAAGAAAATCTGGTCATCGAATTCGCCGATAACCTGCGGATTTATGTGCCGGTTTCGCTGATTCATCTCGTGCAGAAGTATGTTGGAGCGAGTAAAGCACTGCCCCGGCTGTCAAAAATCGGTACGAATACCTGGAGTAAGAAGAAGGAAAAGGTTTCGCAGGCGATTGAGGACATGGCAGCCGATATGATTCGTCTGCAAGCCGCCCGTGAAGCGAAAGTCGGGATCACTTATCCAGCCGATTCCCACTGGCAGGAAGAGTTTGAAGCCGCATTTCCTTACAACGAAACGCCCGATCAAAAGTCGGCAATGGATTCGATTCGGGATGATATGCAGCGTCCGCGTCCGATGGATCGGCTCATTTGTGGGGACGTCGGCTACGGCAAAACCGAAGTGGCGATGAGAGCCGCGTTTCGGGCGATGGATGGTGGAAAACAGGTCGCCATGCTGGTTCCGACGACCGTTCTGGCAGAACAACATTATCGCTCTTTCAGCACACGTATGGGCGAATATCCCTTCAATATCGAGATGCTTTCCCGCTTCCGAACGGCGAAACAGCAGAAGGAAATTCTGGATGGACTGGCAGCCGGCTCGGTCGATATGGTGATCGGAACTCATCGAATTGTCTCGCCGGATATCAAGTTTAAAGACCTCGGGCTGATTGTGATCGATGAAGAACAACGCTTTGGCGTGAAGGCGAAAGAGACACTCAAACGCCTGCGTCTGGAAATTGATATTCTCACGCTTTCCGCGACACCAATTCCGAGAACGTTGCACATGTCGCTGCTAGGCATTCGCGATATTTCCAACCTGCAGACACCACCACGCGGACGCCAGGCGATTGAAACAAGAATTGGTCGCTGGGATCAAGAATTGATTCGAAATGCGATTGTTCGCGAATTGAACCGGAATGGGCAGGTCTATTTTGTGCACAATAAAGTGTACGACATAGAAGATTTAACGGACAAATTGCAGCAGATTGTACCTGAGGCGAGTTTTGGGATTGTGCATGGTCAGATGAGCGAACATGAACTCGAATTTCAGATGCTCAACTTCGTGACCGGCAAAACCGATGTGCTGGTCGCGACGACGATCATTGAAAGTGGGCTCGATATTCCGAATGCAAACACGATTTTCATCCATCAGGCCGACCGTTATGGACTGGCCGATATGCATCAGTTACGGGGACGCGTCGGGCGGTATAAACATCGGGCCTATTGCTATCTGGTTGTCGAAGAAGGCAAAGTTCTCTCGACGACTGCGACCCGTCGCTTGAAGGCCATCGAAGAGTACAGCGAACTGGGAGCAGGCTTTAAGATTGCGATGCGAGATCTGGAAATACGTGGAGCAGGGAATATTCTGGGAACCGAACAGAGTGGGCATATCTCGGTGGTCGGATACGAGCTGTATTGCCATTTGCTCGATAATGCGGTGCGGAATCTGAAGAATGAGCCTCCGCGTGAGCATCCTCATGTGAATATCGATTTGCCAATCAATGCGTTTTTGCCGAGCGATTATCTGCCACCGGGACGCCACAAGATCGAAATGTATCGAAAAATCTCCGCTGTCGGAGATGAACAGCAGCTCAATGACGTGCGGGAAGAACTCAGAGATCGCTTCGGGACACCTCCAGAATCCGTAGAAATGTTGTTGGGGCTGAAAGAGTTACAAATTTATTCCCGCCTGATTTCGATCGATCAAATTCGTATTGAAGGCAAGTTTTTTGTGCTTTCTGGGCGAACCCCGCAGAAGATGAGAATCTTTAAAGAGTTATCTAAACACGACTTGCGCCTGGTTGATGCTCATACAATCTATGTTCCCGTCCCGGGCGACTTGCAGGAAAATTCTCCCGGCTATGAACAAAAGATGTTGGAATTCCTGAAATCCGTGTTGCAGGATCGATGA
- a CDS encoding peptidylprolyl isomerase — protein sequence MSTKLVSRETPDMSTDPKIPHAARFLTRPAARRKWSGTSWGMLGITSLVACLGCQSFKEHFNRVRPNNPVVGPAPPRLTLDDSQSGKAVSEIQQTAALSDGSSTGEIVRISQVSAITPDPIDDSAVVAVVNSNQILASDIFAPYSKQMQMMKEKMPEEQYVQAQRELLKRDMPSQIERTLLSHAMRTSLKQEQAEKLDSVLDQAFEEHVLSLLEKTQSSSSVELNEKLEKEGTSLAMLRKTFGKHQLAMQYLSTQSEVKAEIGRVELLEYYNNHLADYSFPSKVKWQEIRVSFNKHGGRNEALKVLNEAVQDLQAGKTFGEVAKKYSDGPTASLSGEWDWTTKGSLSDTEIDEQLFTMPVGGISKIMEASDRFRVVKVVAREDAHITPFEDLQLEIRKKILTELQKNKKQEVVAKLKKTATIETIFDNDPELAEAMRDFGKTGP from the coding sequence ATGTCAACAAAACTCGTCTCCCGTGAAACGCCTGATATGTCAACGGACCCAAAGATTCCGCATGCTGCACGATTCCTCACACGCCCGGCTGCGCGCCGAAAGTGGTCAGGAACATCCTGGGGTATGCTCGGTATTACATCTCTGGTTGCCTGCCTGGGATGCCAATCTTTCAAAGAACATTTTAATCGGGTTCGACCAAACAACCCGGTGGTCGGACCGGCTCCACCGCGTTTGACACTCGATGACAGTCAAAGCGGAAAAGCCGTCTCAGAAATTCAGCAGACAGCCGCTCTTTCGGATGGATCCTCGACGGGTGAAATCGTACGAATTTCTCAAGTTTCTGCCATCACTCCCGATCCTATCGATGACTCGGCTGTCGTGGCCGTCGTGAACAGCAATCAGATTCTGGCCAGCGACATCTTTGCTCCTTATTCGAAGCAAATGCAGATGATGAAGGAAAAGATGCCGGAAGAGCAGTACGTCCAAGCTCAACGGGAACTGCTCAAACGGGATATGCCATCACAAATCGAACGCACACTCCTCTCTCATGCGATGCGCACCAGTCTCAAGCAGGAGCAGGCTGAGAAACTTGATAGTGTCCTCGACCAGGCATTTGAAGAGCACGTCCTTTCACTACTCGAAAAAACACAATCGTCTTCCTCTGTCGAATTGAATGAGAAGCTGGAGAAAGAGGGCACTTCGCTGGCCATGCTGCGTAAAACATTTGGCAAACATCAGTTGGCGATGCAGTATCTTTCTACACAATCAGAAGTGAAAGCGGAAATTGGCCGCGTGGAACTTCTTGAGTATTATAACAATCACCTGGCTGACTACTCGTTCCCGTCCAAAGTGAAGTGGCAGGAAATTCGCGTTTCCTTCAATAAACATGGCGGACGAAATGAAGCTCTGAAAGTTCTGAACGAAGCGGTTCAGGATCTCCAGGCCGGCAAAACCTTCGGCGAAGTTGCCAAGAAATATTCAGATGGCCCAACCGCCTCACTTTCCGGCGAATGGGACTGGACCACAAAAGGGAGCCTCTCAGATACAGAGATCGACGAGCAATTATTCACGATGCCGGTTGGCGGGATCAGTAAAATCATGGAAGCTTCTGATCGATTCCGAGTTGTGAAAGTCGTGGCAAGAGAAGATGCCCACATCACACCGTTTGAGGATCTCCAGTTGGAAATCCGCAAGAAAATCCTTACGGAACTGCAGAAAAACAAAAAACAGGAAGTCGTGGCAAAACTCAAGAAAACAGCCACTATTGAAACCATATTCGATAATGATCCCGAACTGGCAGAAGCGATGCGAGATTTTGGAAAAACGGGACCATAA